The Coriobacteriia bacterium genome has a window encoding:
- a CDS encoding sodium:proton antiporter, whose protein sequence is EVIYVVVSLVLLRWASVVIAMLGTKARFQTIAFMGWFGPRGLATVVFSVILLDAAVAGGNVVASTAIVCVVLSAFAHGLTAPPFVAAYSGWWNKQSGSGAEAIEAEKVAVHPTRRGAKSPA, encoded by the coding sequence GAGGTGATCTACGTCGTGGTGAGCCTCGTTCTCCTCAGATGGGCATCCGTGGTGATCGCCATGCTGGGAACCAAGGCCCGATTCCAAACGATCGCTTTCATGGGCTGGTTCGGGCCTCGCGGACTGGCCACCGTGGTCTTCTCCGTGATTCTGCTCGACGCAGCTGTTGCGGGCGGCAACGTGGTCGCATCGACCGCGATTGTCTGCGTCGTGCTCAGCGCCTTTGCCCACGGCCTCACGGCGCCGCCCTTCGTGGCCGCCTACTCCGGCTGGTGGAACAAGCAGTCCGGCTCAGGCGCCGAGGCCATCGAGGCCGAGAAGGTCGCCGTGCACCCGACGCGCCGCG